The sequence below is a genomic window from Brevibacillus agri.
TGGCGGGAGAGCCTGTCCGCGTGTTCAACCACGGAAAAATGATAAGAGATTTTACGTACATTGACGATGTAGTGGAGGGAATCCACCGGCTCATGGGACGGCAGCCAGAGCCGCAGGACGGCAAGCCGCCGCACGGCAAGCCGCCGCACCAGGTTTTGAATATCGGGAACCATCAGCCTGTAGAACTGCTACAGTTCCTGGCGATTTTGGAGCAAAAGCTGAACAAACCCGCAAACCGCCACTATATGCCCATCCAGCCGGGCGACGTTCCGGCTACATTTGCCTCCGTTGATGCCCTTTATGCGGAAACAGGCTTCCGCCCCCAGACGCCAATCGAGGTAGGAATTTCCCGCTTTGTCGATTGGTACCTCCACTATTACGGTGACGCCCATGCGTAAAAAAGTAGGAGTCGTAGGACTCGGGTACGTCGGATTGCCTGTTGCGGTCGCATTTGGGGAAAAGCTGCCTGTGATCGGGTACGATGTGGACGCGAGACGAATCGCTGCGTTGCAGACGGGCCGGGACGAGACGGGGGAACATACGGCGGAGGAGCTGGCGCGCACGAGCGTCACTTACACCGATGATCCCGCCAGGCTTGCGGAGTGCGACTTTATTATCGTCACCGTGCCTACGCCAGTCGATGAGGCCAAACGTCCCGATTTGCGCGCGCTGCTCTTCGCCTCGGAAACGGTCGGGAAGCATATGCAGCCTGGGACGATTGTCGTCTATGAATCGACGGTTTACCCTGGCGCGACAGAGGAAGTGTGCGTGCCAGCGCTGGAGCGCTCGTCCGGGAAGCGCGCAGGCGAAGACTTTTTTGTCGGCTATTCTCCCGAGCGGATCAATCCCGGGGACAGGGAGCGCAGGCTCGCCCGGATCGTCAAGGTCGTCTCCGGCCAGGACAGGGCGACTTGCGACGAGATTGCCGACATGTACGCGCTGGTAGTAGAGGCAGGCATTCATAAAGCGTCCTCCATCCAGGTCGCAGAAGCTGCCAAAGTCATCGAAAACACGCAACGCGATCTGAATATCGCCCTGATTAACGAGCTGGCAATCATTTTTGACCGATTGGGCATCGCGACAGCGGACGTGCTGGAAGCGGCCGGAACGAAGTGGAACTTCCTTCGGTTTACGCCAGGGCTGGTCGGCGGCCATTGCATCGGAGTCGATCCGTACTATTTGACCTATAAGGCCGAGAGCGTCGGCTATCATCCGCAGGTCATCCTGGCGGGACGCCGCATTAACGATGGCATGGGAAAATTCGTCGCCACTTCCCTGGTCAAGCAGATGATCTGGCGCCATATCCCGATTCAAGGCTCGCGGGTGACGATTTTGGGGATGACCTTCAAGGAAAATGTCCCGGATATTCGCAACAGCCGGGTCATTGATATCGTCCACGAGCTGCGGGAGTTCGGGGTCGAGGTGCAGGTGACGGACGATCTGGCGGACTCGGCGAAGACGTGGGCGGAGTACGGCATCAGGCTTCGGGATTGGGACGATTTGCAGCCCGCCGACGCACTGGTTCTGGCCGTTCCGCACGCGAAGTACGCGCATCTTGGCTGGGAGGAACTGTCGTCTTTGCTGCACGGAAGGTGCGGCGTGATCGCGGATGTGAAAAGCGTGCTGAATCAAAAAACATGCCCGTCTGACATCGTTGTCTGGCGTTTGTAGAGCCAGCCACGATGAACGAATGCAGACAGCCTGGAGCGATGAATATGAGCTACCGGAAGAGAAGATTCTGGTTAAGCTTATCGGACGCAGGAATTATCAGTATAGCTGTATGGCTGGCCTGCCTGGTTCGATTTGATTTTTCACTTGCGGAAATAGGCGATTATCAGCCGATGTATCTGATAATCGGACATGTACTGTTCGTTTTGGCGGGGATGCACGTGGCCGAGTTGTACCGTCCCGTCTACCGCTACGTCAGCGCAAACGAGCTTGTTTCGATTGTCAAGGCGACGAGCCTGTCTATCCTTGCGCTCAGCTTCGTTTTGAACAACGTGGGACATTGGCTGTTTTTGTCCGTCCGTTTTCCGCTCTCGCTGTTTTTGCTTACGTGGACGTTCGTGCTGGCGGGAATTACGGGCTTGCGCTTCGTCTGGAAGTGGTGGAACGAGGAGCGGGAAAAAAGAAGCCAGGACCGCAGGCGGACACTGATCGTCGGAGCGGGCAGCGCAGGCGTGCTGGTCGCTCGCGAGATGAGGCGGTCGCCTCTGTCCGAGCAGCGGCCGATCGCGTTCGTTGATGACGAGCCGAGCAAGCAAAACTTGCGCGTGTACGGCTTGCCCGTCGTCGGAAAAAGAGAGGACATCCCCCGCATCGTGCAGCGGCAGGCCATTTCGGATATCGTCATCGCCATGCCGTCCGCTTCCCGGCAGACGATCCGCGAAATTTTTGACATTTGCAAAACGACGAAAGCGAGCGTCAAAATTTTGCCGCACGTCTCCGATATTCTCAGCGGCAAAATCAGCATGAACATGATTCGCAACGTCAGGCTGGAGGATTTGCTGGGACGCGAGCCAGTGGAGATCAACCTGGAGGAAATCACCGGCTATTTGCGGCAGCAGGTCGTGCTCGTCACAGGGGCCGGGGGCTCGATCGGCTCGGAGCTATGCCGCCAGATCGCCCGCTTCGGCCCGGCGAAGCTGCTTTTGCTCGGGAATGAGGAAAACGGCATTTTTGAAATCAGCCTGGAACTGGGGCGGCTGTTTCCCGAGCTGCCTACGATCAGCCTGATTGCGGATATTCGCGACCGGCAGCGAATAGCTGCGATCATGAGCGAGTACCGCCCGTCCGTCATTTTTCATGCGGCCGCCCACAAGCACGTGCCGCTGATGGAGCAAAACCCGAGCGAGGCGTTGAAAAACAATGTGTTGGGAACGAAAAATGTCGCGGAGTGCGCGCTGGAAGCGGGAGCGAAGCATTTTATCCTGATCTCGACCGACAAGGCGGTGAATCCGACTTCCATGATGGGCGCCACCAAGCGCATCGCCGAGATGCTGATCCAGGGCTACAACCGTTTCGGGCATACCCGCTTTGCTGCCGTTCGCTTCGGCAACGTGCTCGGGAGCAGAGGCAGCGTCGTCCCGATTTTCCTCGATCAGATTCAGGCGGGCGGTCCGGTGACGATCACCCATCCGGACATGGAACGGTTTTTCATGACGATTCCCGAAGCGGCCCAGTTAGTGATTCAGGCCGGAGCGCTGGCGCACGGCGGAGAGATTTTCGTGCTCGACATGGGCAAGCCCGTCAAGATTGTCGATATGGCGATGGACCTGATCCGCCTGGCAGGTTTGGAGCCGGAAAAAGATATCCCGGTTGTGTACACGGGAATCCGTTCAGGCGAAAAGCTGTATGAAGAACTGTTGACCGCAGAAGAAGGGCTGACCTCTACTTGCCACGACCGAATTTTCATCGGCAAGCCGCTCGACTTTTCCTGGAGCGAGCTGTTGACGGCCATTTCCCGCCTGGAGCAGCTTGCGAAAAATGGCGGGATGATCGAGGACGCTTCCACGATCATCGAAATATTGCAAGGAATCATTCCTAATTATCAATCTTCCTCCCAGCCGAAAGAAGAGGCAAAGCCCGTGCCGTATTCGGTAGCGACAGGATGATGGAGATGACGAGGACGAAGAGGGCAGCACGGAAAAAGAAGTGGAGACGTCTGCTGCTGCTCGGAGGGATCGCTTGCCTGCTCGCCGTGGGAGGGTACGGGGCATATGTGTACGTGTCGCTGCAAGAGACGGCGAAGAGCATGTACGTCCCGATCCGGACGCAAAAGTCGCTGGCGTCTTCCGCGCCCCCGGCATCGTCTGGGCAGCAGCCGTTGCACAGGCAGGCGCAGTCCTCGCTTCCGCAGCAGGAGTCAGTGCCAGCGGAAGCGCAGGAGCCGTTCACGGTGCTGCTGCTCGGGATCGACGAGCGGGAAAACGACAAGGGGCGCTCGGATGTCATTCTCGTGCTGACGGTCAATCCGCAGGCAAAGTCGGCGCTTTTGGTCAGCATCCCGCGCGATACGCGCACGCAGATGGCCCAGACGAAGACGATGGATAAAATCAACCACGCCTACGCTTTTGGCGGGCTGCAGCAGGCAGTGGACACGGTGGAGCAATTCATCGCGACTCCCGTTGATTATGTCGTGGCAGCGAATATGGAAGGCTTTGCCGGGATTATTGATACATTGGGCGGCGTCGAGGTAGACAACCAGCTCGCCTTCACCTACGCAGACTACCACTTCCCGCTCGGCCCCATCCAGTTGGACGGCAAGCAGGCGCTCGTCTATGCGCGCATGCGCTACGAGGACCCGCGCGGCGATCTCGGCAGAAACGAGCGGCAGCAGTTGATTTTGAAAGCGCTGATGCAAAAGAAGGCGGCTTTGGCGTCTCCCGCCACGTTGAACGGAGTGCTGGAAACGATGGCCAAATACGTGAAGACGAACATGACGTTTGCCGACATGAAAAGGCTCGTCCAGAACTACAGCACAGCCGTATCGAGCGTGGAGACGATCCGCATGGAAGGAAAGGGCCAGCTCATCAACGGGATCTACTACTATATCGTCAGCCCGGAAGAGCGAAAAAAGCTGATCGAGCGACTGTCCGCTTTTCGCAAGCTGGCGGAGCCGGCCCACAGTCAACTGCCGAACCAAGTTAGTGACAGCCTGGAGGGGCGAAGGGGGGAGCAAAATGAATGAAACCGTGAATCTGCGGGAAATATTGCTGGTCTTGTCCAAACGCTGGGTCGTGATCTTGCTGGTTACTTCTATTTTTACGATCGGGACGGCACTCGTCAGCGTCTTTCTGTTGACGCCGATCTATCAGGCCAAGACAGAAATTTTGGTGAATCGCTCCTTGAACTCGAATCCGGAAGGGGTATTGTCCGTAGCCGAGATTGATTCCAACCTGAAGCTGATCGAGACGTACCGGGTCATCATCGAAAGCCCGCGGGTGATGGAGCGGGTCGTGGAATCGCTCGGACAAGGGGCGAGCATGGAGGCGCTCTTGCTGCACACGAAAGTAGAGCCTGTCAAAGATTCGCAGGTGATTTCCATTACGGTGGAAGACCCCGATCAGGCGCGAGCCGTGCTGATCGCCAATACGATTGCCACGACCTTTCAGGAAGAAGTCGTCAAAATGCTGAGCATGAACAACGTGCACATTCTCGCAGAGGCGCGCCATAACCCGGCGGCCAAACCCGTCAGTCCCAAGCCGCTGCTCAACTCGATCATCGGCTTCGTGCTCGGGCTGGCGTCTTCCATCGGCGTTGTGTTTTTCATGGAGCATCTCGATACCCGGCTGCGCTCGGAAAAGGAAGTGGAGGAGTATTTGGGACTGCCTGTGCTCGCCACGATTGCCGTCATTGACAAGAAGTCGAAAAAGCATTTTCGGCAAAAAAGGGTGGAGGAGGTGAGAGGCGAGTATGAGAAGGCAGAAGCCTGACGATCGCTATCAAAAGCTGATCGCTCACTGGGAGCCGCTCTCCCCGCTGGTGGAAGGCTACCGGACCTTGAAGCTCAACATTTTGTTTTCCACGCAAGGGCAGAAGCTGCAGACGATTTTGGTCAGCAGTCCGGGCGCATCAGAAGGCAAGACGGTCACGGCGGCCAACCTGTCGCTGATGATGGCAAAAGATCGGCGCAAGACGGTCCTGATCGATTTCGACCTGCGCAATCCCCGTATCCACTTCACGTTTGAGATGCCGAATCTGTACGGGGTCAGCTCCTATATGAGCGGCATGTGCCAGTTTTCCGACATCGTCCAGGACTCCGGCGTGCCCCACCTGTCCATCATCACCGCGGGGCCGATTCCGCACAGTCCGGCGGAGCTTCTGGGAACGCCGCGCCTGCTGGAGTTGCTGGAGAGGCTGCGCAGCAATTTTGACGTGGTGATCGTGGACAGTCCTCCGCTGATCGTGAGTGACGCGATGGTGCTGGCCCGGGAAACAGACGGGTGCGTGCTCGTGGTCGATGCCAGCAAGACGAAGCGGGACCCGGCGGTTCGCGCGGTCGAGCAGTTGAAAACGGCTGGCGCCAACCTGCTCGGAGTCGTGCTGAACAACAAAAAACTGGGGAAGCGGGAAGGCTACTACGGTTATGGCTACATGGAATAGTCGAGTCAGAAACGGGAGCGATTAGCGCCGATGAATGCCCTCAAGTTAGTCTGGCACAAGCAACTGGCCAAAGTGCGCGGCAACCGGGATGTACACGAAGTGCTGCACGGTTCTGCGATTACGTTTTTGTTTCGGCTGTTCGGGTTCGTCCTGCTCTATACGCTGCAGTTGTTTATCGCAAGAGAGTACGGGGCGGGCAATCTGGGCGTCTATTCGCTTGCGATCACCCTGCTTAATATCGGGATGGTGCTGGCGCTGTTTGGCACCGACACGGCGATTATCCGCCTGCTGGCCGAGTACCGCGCGCAAGGAGCGCTGGCAAAGATTCGGCAGCTTTTTGGCAAGGTGGCGCTTTGGACGTTTCTGCCTTCGCTGTTGTTGTCCGGGCTGTTCTACTTGTTTGCGGAGCACATCTCCCGCTACGTGTTTGCAGGCGAGCTGCCCGCCGGGACACTGCGGGTCATCGCCTGGATGCTGCCGTTCGTCTCGCTCGGCAGACTGTACGCCTCGGCTTTTCGCGCGCTGCACCGCGTGACCGCGTCCGTGATCGTCGACACCGTCGGCATGCGCTTTTTGCACCTTCTGTTTCTGCTTATCGCCCTGCCTTTGTTCGCTCCGACCTCGCAGCTTCTGATCGGCTTGCTCGCAGCAGCCGTCATGTTGAACACGCTGTACGGTATGGCGAAGTGGCATGTTTTGTCCCGGGACTTTCGGGCGGGCGTACAGCCGCTGGAGCAGGAGGCAGGTCCGGCAATCAGCTTCCGCGCGCTTTGCACGATGGCGCTTCCGATGTATTTGAGCGCCTCCATGGAGCTGGTGATGAGCTGGACAGACACGATCATGCTCGGAATTTTCACGGACGCGGAGACAGTCGGGGTGTACAGTGTCGTCATTCGGCTCTCGATGGTGACGAGCTTCGCGCTCATTTCGATCAACACGATGCTTTCGCCGAAATTTTCGGAGATTTACGCCCGCGGCGATCTGGACGGGCTGAGGAAAATGATTGCGTTTGCCAATCGGCTCATTTTCTTCGCGTCTGCGCCGATCAATTTGCTCGTCGCCATTTTCGCCGCGCCGCTGCTCGGGCTGTTTGGCGAAGAGTTCGCAGCAAGCAGTCTCGTCCTGGTCATCCTCTGTCTGGGACAGTTCATCAACTTTTCCTCGGGCAGCGTGATCCCGCTCTTGACCATGACAGGACATCAGAAGACGGCGCGTAATATTCTCGTTTTTTCCGCCTTGCTGAACATTTGCGGAAACGGCCTGCTGATCCCCTGGCTCGGCATTACGGGAGCAGCCATCGCTACTGCGATCAGTTTAAGCTGCCGGGACATTTGCGCTTCGTATTGGGCTTATCGGTATTTCGGGTTTCGCACGTGGTATATTCCGTTCTTCTCTGAAAAAAATTCCGTCTTGCTACGAAGACGAGGTCATGAAGAAGGTGGCTTACGGTGAAAGAAGACTTGTATCCGAGCATGTTTTGGGACAGCGAGAAGATTCGGAAATACCGGATTCAGGTGCAAAAGCCATGGGTTCGCGAGGAATTTTGGTCGTACTACTTTTCCAGGCGCATTTCCATCTACGTGAGCCTGTTTTTGTCGAAAAAGCAGCGCGTCTCGCCGAATGCCATCACGCTTGCGGGAATCGCTGCCGGCCTGATCGCTGCTGCGGCCTTCATGTACGGATCGGCGGCTGCCTTTTTAATCGGTTGTTTTTTTTATCAGATGTGCTATCTCGCTGACTGTGTGGACGGGGAAGTCGCCCGCATGAACAACCAAAGCAGCAGGGGCGGCGTCTGGCTGGATATCGGGCTGAACTACTCGCTGTATCTCGTTTCGTTCGCGGTGATCTACGGGGTCGCCAAAAGCCAGCCGACGCTCGGGCCTTATTTGATCTACTTGATCCTGTTTACGATTTTTACGGAAATTTTGGCGACGAATGGCTCGGATCTCGCCTTTGGCCAGGGGAAAATCTCGCACGAAACCGTCTCCATGCGCAAGCGCAGCAAGTGGGTCGATGCCGGAGTCTTTTTGTTTCTCACCCAGACAGGCTTCCAGAGCGGGGTGCTGATCGCAGCCGTGATGTGGGCAATTAGCGGCCAGCATCAGTTTCTCGATTTGTGGACGGCCTACCATCTGCTGATCGGACTTCTCCGCGCGCTTTACAAGCTGAAGCTGAACGTCAAATACGTCACGGCATCGAGGCAAGAGGGAGGGGGAAGCAAATGAAGGCTCTGCTCATGGCGGCGGGACTCGGCTCGCGAATCAGCGGGCAAATTGACGGAAGTCCCAAGTGCACGGTTGATATCGGGAACAAGGCGTTGATCGAGAATACGATCTCGGAGCTGAAGCGAAAAGGAATCGACGAGATCGCCATCGTGGTCGGGTATCGCGCCCATGTCATCACCAGTCTGCTCGGCAGCGAGAACATTCGCTTTTTCCACAATCCGTTTTACGACCGCACGAACAGTATCGCCTCGCTCTGGTTCGCCCGCGAGTTTCTCACGGGCAGCGACTGTCTGTTGCTCAACGCGGATGTTTATTTTGAAGAAAAAGTGCTGGACGTCGTGTTGCAGGAGACGAGAAGTCCGGTCATGTTCGCGGACCCTTCGCGCAGGGCAGAGGGCGATTACAAATTCGGCTATGCACACGGCCTGCTGCACAAGCACGGAAAAGAGCTGCCTCTGGAAGAAACGACAGGCGAATACATCGGCATCGCCCGGCTGCATCAGGAGTTTTTGCCGCTGTTCCTGGAGCGTCTGCAACGTTTGATTCTGGAGGCAGCACGATTTATGGTGGGAGAACGTGCTTTACTCCTTTTTGGGCGAAAGAGACGTGCATGTGGCGCAAATTCCGCCGGGGCTGTTTTGGGCAGAGGTTGATACATGGGGGGATTACAAGCGCATTCTTCATTTCACGAATCATCTGGCCCATATGTGAGGATGGGCAACGTGAAGCTCTCGCTGGACAAGGTTCTTCTGTTCCTCTACGTACTGCTGAAGCCCTTCTACCTCTTCCCGAGCGGCAACCCGCAAATAGCGGATTTTATCATGCTGGTGCTCATTGCCTACACCTTTTTGTTTCGCGTCAACCAGTTGCAGCGCAAGTATTTGTTTTTCGTCCTGCTGACGCTCGCGTTTTTGTACGATATTTTGCTGGTCAACGGCCTGTGGGCGATTGCGCTGGGCGGCGCCATGGAAGTGTTCGAGTCCACGAAATGGTACTGGTACAACGGGGCCGTCCTGCTGACCGTCGTCGTCTTGGGCCAGCTCGAGCCGCGCGCATATGCGCAATGGCTGTTCTGGTCCGTCGCTTGCTCGCTCGCGGTCCAGACGCTTGCGCTCTTGCTCGGGCTGGCGCCTGGGGAGCATGACTTCCGCCAGTCGCTGTTTTTCAACAATCCGAACCAGCTCGGGTACTTCGGCCTGCTCTGCCTGGGGATTTGCCTGTTTTGTGCGCGGTTCTTTCCCGTCCGAGCCATCTATTTGTTTATGGTCATCGGCTGCTCGTTGAGCGTGATCGCCGCTTCCTTGTCCAAGGCGGCGATTGTAAGTGCGGTCTTGATGTACCTGGCCTTTCTGTTCGTCTCGTCGAAGGAGCGGACGGGGCTGTTCTGGAAAAACGTCGTCTGCGTGCTCGCCTGCTTTTTTCTGCTTTTTTGCGTCTCTTTGTACACGAATGAAAACGTGCTGCACGATGCGACGATGTACACGCAAGTCAAGGAGCGGCTGGAAACGTTGGGAGAGGACTCCGACGACAACCTGGCGTCAAGAGGCTACGACCGGATCGCGAACCATCCCGCGTACATGTTTTTCGGGGCAGGCGAAGGGCAGTACGAGCGGTTTGAAAGCAGCATCGCCCTCGAATTGCACTCCACGGTCGCCAATCTGTTTTTCTCGTATGGCCTCGTGGGAACGCTGCTGTTTTTCCTGCTCTTGTACGCCGGGGTGCGCGGTCATCGGCTCTACGCCTGGTATCCGCTGTTTTTTCAAATCGTGTACGGTTTGACGCACAACGGAATCCGGGAGACGCTGTTCTGGATATTGCTGGCGCTCTATTGTGTGACAGCCGGGATGAGTTCTGGCTCAATCAAAAATGGCGGTGACCTGCATGGGAAAAATTTTGCAAATATGCGCAATTGACCAAACGGTGGAAAGTCTGCTCTTGCCGCTCATCCAGAAGCTGGCGGAGGAAGGCCATGAAGTGCATACGGCTTGCACAGACACCGGGCGTTTTCAGACGCTGCGGGCCAAGGGGCTCATGCTCTGGCCGATCGCGATCAAGCGAAAAATCGAGCCGCTCTCCAACCTGCGTTCCATTTTGGCGCTGTATCGGCTGATGAAACGGGAGCGCTACGACGCGGTGCATGTCCACACTCCGGTTGCGGCCGTGCTGGGCCGGGTGGCAGCGAGGCTCGCGGGAGTCAGCCCGGTCGTCTACACGGCTCACGGCTATTATTTTCACGACGGCATGAGCCGAGGGGAATACCGGCTGTACTACGCCGTGGAAAAGTGGTTCGCGAAGCACTTGACAGACTACTTGCTTGTGCAGAGCCGGGAGGACTACGAGCTGAGCGTGCAGGACGGCTTTTCGCCGCCGGAGCGAATCATGCATCTCGGCAACGGGGTAGATGTCGAGCGGCGGTTTCATCCGCAGGCGGTGTCGCCGGAGGAAGCGGTGGAGGTGCGTTCGGCGCTTGGAATCGGCGCGGACGATCTCGTCATCGCCTACGTAGGGCGGATGGTTGGCGAAAAAGGGATTTTCGAGCTGCTGGACGCTTTTTCCAGGCTTGCGCGAGAGTCGGGCCGCGTGCGGCTGTTGCTCGTCGGGGACGTGTCGGACAGCGAACGGGACCAGCGCGGCAAGGCGCTACGGGAGCATTGCCGCGAGCATCCGCAAATCGTCCTGACTGGTTTTCGCCAGGACATCCCGCAACTGCTCGCCGCAAGCGACATCTTCGTCCTGCCTTCGCATCGCGAAGGGTTGCCCCGCTCGATTATCGAAGCGATGGCGATGGGCAAGCCGATTGTCGCCACGAACATTCGCGGCTGCCGCGAAGAGGTGACGGACGGCGTGAACGGGATTTTGGTGGAGCCGAAGCAGTCCGAGCATTTGTACAAGGCGCTGAAAAAGCTCGCCTGCGACGCGCGGCTGAGGGAAGCGTACGGACAAAACAGCCGCTATTTGGCGGAGGAGCATTTTAACGAGCAACACGTACTCGCGAGGCAGGCCGAGCTGTTTGCAGCGCTGCTCGCTGCCAAGACAGAGCCGCCGCGCACGGAAAAGGAGGTTGACGAACGGCTTGGGCAAAACAGGAGCATTGGTCATATCCCTTGATTTTGAGCTGTATTGGGGCGTTCGCGACAAGCGGACGCTAGCTGACAGCAAGAAGAACCTGCAGGGGACTCGTCAGGTGATCCCGGCGATTCTGGAGCTGTTTAACAAGTACGAGATTCACGCCACCTGGGCGACGGTAGGCTTCTTGTTCTGCGAGACGCGCGAGGAGCTGATCGGCACGCTGCCAAAAGAGCTGCCGGACTACGCCGATCCGAACCTGTCGCCTTATCGCTACGTGCAGTCGGGAGCGCTTGGCGCGCGCGAGCAGGTGGACCCGTATCATTACGCCCCATCCCTCATCCGGCTGATTTCCTCCTGCCCGCATCAGTACATCGGCAGCCATACCCACTCCCACTACTATTGCCTGGAGCCGGGACAGACCGCCCAAACGTTTGCCGAAGATTTGGCCGCCTTCAAAAGAGTGGCGCGCAAGAAAGGGTACGCCCCGACCAGCATCGTCTTTCCGCGCAATCAGTTCGCGTCCTCCTATCTGGCTGTCTGCAAGCAGCACGGGTTCGCCGCGTATCGCGGGAACGAGCGGTCGTGGATGTACGAGGCGGGCCCGGGAGCGCAAGACACTTTGCTCAAACGGGCTTTGCGCCTTGCCGACGCCTACGTCAATCTGAGCGGGCATCACGCGTACGAGCCGCTTTCCGCAAGCCAGGAAGGGTTAGTCGATGTCCCGGCGAGCCGATTTTTGCGGCCGTATTCGCCGCGGCTGCGCTGGCTGGAAAACGTCCGGCTGGGCAGGCTCCGGCGCGATCTGCTTTTTGCGGCCAAAAATCGCCGACTGTACCATCTGTGGTGGCATCCGGAGAACTTCGGCAGCCACCTCACGGAAAACCTTCGGATGTTGGAGCGGCTGCTGCAGTATTATGCGAAGCTGCGCAGCGAGTACGGGATGCAAAGTTTGAGCATGGAGGAGGCGGCTGCGAGTTGGAGCAGGCAAAGGGAGGGGCGGCATGAAGTGTCTGTTTGATCGTTTGGTAGCTTTGACGCTGTTGCTCGTCTTTTCACCTCTGCTGCTCCTGCTGTCGATTTTGATTCGCTTCAAGCTCGGCGCTCCTGTCCTGTTTGTCCAGGAGCGGCCGGGCCGATACGGAAAGCCTTTTTCCATTTATAAATTTCGCACCATGACCAATCAGTGCGACGCGTCCGGACAATTGCTGCCGGATGCCCAAAGACTGACGCCTTTTGGCATGATGTTGCGAAAGTACAGCCTGGATGAGCTGCCGCAGTTGTGGAATGTGCTGCGGGGCGAACTGAGCTTGGTCGGCCCGAGGCCGCTACTCATGGAATACCTGCCACTCTACACGCCCCGCCAGATGAAGCGGCACGAGGTTTTGCCAGGCATTACGGGTTGGGCGCAGGTCAACGGGAGAAACGCGATCACGTGGGAACAAAAATTCGAGCTGGACGTCTGGTACGTGGAAAATCGCAGCTTTTGGCTCGACTTGAAAATTTTGCTGTTAACGGTCAAACGGGTTTTGCAAAAAACGGGGATCAGTCACGAAGGTTGCGTCACGATGGAAAAATTCACCGGGAGCAAACAGGCGGAGCTGGCTAGGAGGGAAATGCGTGAGTTTGATCGTGCTTACGAATCAGGATGACTGGACAGCTTATTTGCGTCCATGCAAGCATGTGGACATTTCCTATGCAAAAGAATACGTGAGCCTCTACGCCGAAAGGGAAGGGGGCGTGCCGGAGGCGGTGTTTTTTTCCGAAGGGGGCTGCCAGATTTTTTACCCTTACCTGGTCCGCTCCCTCGACGCTCTGCTTCCGGGGTATGCGGATATCGTCTCCATCGGCTACGGCGGTCCGCATGTTTGGCCGAAGACAGCGGGGGCAGAGTCGTTTTCCGCACAGTTTTCCGCCTATTGCCGCAGCCAAAACTACGTGACGGAAACGGTGCGCTTTCATCCGCTGGAGAAAAACGCCGAGCGGTTTCGCGAGCAGATGCGGCTCGATCTGGTGCGGACGACTGTCGCCGTCGATGTCCGGCCGCCGCTCGCGCAAATTCGCGCGCAGTACAGCGAAAACGTCAGGCGCAACATGAAAAAAGCGGTCGCCAACGAGGTGAGCATCGTGGAAGCGAGCGGCGAGGCCGGCTTGCGGGCGTTTATGCAACTGTACCGGGAGACGAT
It includes:
- a CDS encoding polysaccharide deacetylase family protein, with the translated sequence MGKTGALVISLDFELYWGVRDKRTLADSKKNLQGTRQVIPAILELFNKYEIHATWATVGFLFCETREELIGTLPKELPDYADPNLSPYRYVQSGALGAREQVDPYHYAPSLIRLISSCPHQYIGSHTHSHYYCLEPGQTAQTFAEDLAAFKRVARKKGYAPTSIVFPRNQFASSYLAVCKQHGFAAYRGNERSWMYEAGPGAQDTLLKRALRLADAYVNLSGHHAYEPLSASQEGLVDVPASRFLRPYSPRLRWLENVRLGRLRRDLLFAAKNRRLYHLWWHPENFGSHLTENLRMLERLLQYYAKLRSEYGMQSLSMEEAAASWSRQREGRHEVSV
- a CDS encoding NTP transferase domain-containing protein, with the translated sequence MKALLMAAGLGSRISGQIDGSPKCTVDIGNKALIENTISELKRKGIDEIAIVVGYRAHVITSLLGSENIRFFHNPFYDRTNSIASLWFAREFLTGSDCLLLNADVYFEEKVLDVVLQETRSPVMFADPSRRAEGDYKFGYAHGLLHKHGKELPLEETTGEYIGIARLHQEFLPLFLERLQRLILEAARFMVGERALLLFGRKRRACGANSAGAVLGRG
- a CDS encoding glycosyltransferase family 4 protein, giving the protein MGKILQICAIDQTVESLLLPLIQKLAEEGHEVHTACTDTGRFQTLRAKGLMLWPIAIKRKIEPLSNLRSILALYRLMKRERYDAVHVHTPVAAVLGRVAARLAGVSPVVYTAHGYYFHDGMSRGEYRLYYAVEKWFAKHLTDYLLVQSREDYELSVQDGFSPPERIMHLGNGVDVERRFHPQAVSPEEAVEVRSALGIGADDLVIAYVGRMVGEKGIFELLDAFSRLARESGRVRLLLVGDVSDSERDQRGKALREHCREHPQIVLTGFRQDIPQLLAASDIFVLPSHREGLPRSIIEAMAMGKPIVATNIRGCREEVTDGVNGILVEPKQSEHLYKALKKLACDARLREAYGQNSRYLAEEHFNEQHVLARQAELFAALLAAKTEPPRTEKEVDERLGQNRSIGHIP
- a CDS encoding CDP-alcohol phosphatidyltransferase family protein — its product is MKEDLYPSMFWDSEKIRKYRIQVQKPWVREEFWSYYFSRRISIYVSLFLSKKQRVSPNAITLAGIAAGLIAAAAFMYGSAAAFLIGCFFYQMCYLADCVDGEVARMNNQSSRGGVWLDIGLNYSLYLVSFAVIYGVAKSQPTLGPYLIYLILFTIFTEILATNGSDLAFGQGKISHETVSMRKRSKWVDAGVFLFLTQTGFQSGVLIAAVMWAISGQHQFLDLWTAYHLLIGLLRALYKLKLNVKYVTASRQEGGGSK
- a CDS encoding O-antigen ligase family protein, with the translated sequence MGGLQAHSSFHESSGPYVRMGNVKLSLDKVLLFLYVLLKPFYLFPSGNPQIADFIMLVLIAYTFLFRVNQLQRKYLFFVLLTLAFLYDILLVNGLWAIALGGAMEVFESTKWYWYNGAVLLTVVVLGQLEPRAYAQWLFWSVACSLAVQTLALLLGLAPGEHDFRQSLFFNNPNQLGYFGLLCLGICLFCARFFPVRAIYLFMVIGCSLSVIAASLSKAAIVSAVLMYLAFLFVSSKERTGLFWKNVVCVLACFFLLFCVSLYTNENVLHDATMYTQVKERLETLGEDSDDNLASRGYDRIANHPAYMFFGAGEGQYERFESSIALELHSTVANLFFSYGLVGTLLFFLLLYAGVRGHRLYAWYPLFFQIVYGLTHNGIRETLFWILLALYCVTAGMSSGSIKNGGDLHGKNFANMRN
- a CDS encoding flippase; amino-acid sequence: MNALKLVWHKQLAKVRGNRDVHEVLHGSAITFLFRLFGFVLLYTLQLFIAREYGAGNLGVYSLAITLLNIGMVLALFGTDTAIIRLLAEYRAQGALAKIRQLFGKVALWTFLPSLLLSGLFYLFAEHISRYVFAGELPAGTLRVIAWMLPFVSLGRLYASAFRALHRVTASVIVDTVGMRFLHLLFLLIALPLFAPTSQLLIGLLAAAVMLNTLYGMAKWHVLSRDFRAGVQPLEQEAGPAISFRALCTMALPMYLSASMELVMSWTDTIMLGIFTDAETVGVYSVVIRLSMVTSFALISINTMLSPKFSEIYARGDLDGLRKMIAFANRLIFFASAPINLLVAIFAAPLLGLFGEEFAASSLVLVILCLGQFINFSSGSVIPLLTMTGHQKTARNILVFSALLNICGNGLLIPWLGITGAAIATAISLSCRDICASYWAYRYFGFRTWYIPFFSEKNSVLLRRRGHEEGGLR